A DNA window from Solanum lycopersicum chromosome 3, SLM_r2.1 contains the following coding sequences:
- the LOC101266697 gene encoding ADP-ribosylation factor-like protein 8b, with the protein MGLWDALLNWLRSLFFQQEMELSLIGLQNAGKTSLVNVIATGGYSEDMIPTVGFNMRKVTKGNVTIKLWDLGGQPRFRSMWERYCRAVSAIVYVVDAADHDNVSISRSEIHDLLSKPSLNGIPLLVLGNKIDKPGALSKQALTDQMDLKSITDREVCCYMISCKNSTNIDSVIDWLVKHSKSKS; encoded by the exons CCTCTTCTTTCAGCAGGAAATGGAGCTTTCTTTGATAGGACTGCAGAATGCAGGAAAAACATCACTTGTAAATGTGATTGCT ACTGGTGGATACAGTGAAGATATGATACCGACA GTGGGATTTAACATGCGGAAAGTGACTAAAGGAAATGTGACTATAAAGTTGTGGGACCTTGGAGGTCAACCCAGATTCCGCAGTATGTGGGAAAGATACTGTCGTGCAGTTTCTGCAATAGT TTATGTTGTTGATGCTGCTGATCATGACAATGTTAGCATTTCAAGAAGTGAAATCCATGACCTGCTGAGCAAGCCATCATTGAATGGTATTCCATTGTTGGTATTGGGTAACAAGATTGACAAGCCTGGAGCCCTTTCCAAGCaagctttgactgatcagat GGACTTGAAATCTATAACAGATAGGGAGGTATGTTGCTATATGATATCATGCAAAAATTCCACCAATATTGACTCAGTCATTGATTGGCTTGTTAAGCACTCAAAATCAAAGAGTTGA